In Cydia pomonella isolate Wapato2018A chromosome 27, ilCydPomo1, whole genome shotgun sequence, a single genomic region encodes these proteins:
- the LOC133532551 gene encoding zinc finger protein 879-like translates to MDSTLINSILQHELQCCRVCLMTDCRLYNIHDYKLADTFTRISGTTVSRDGLPQYLCAYCLVLLLKCSSFRDMCLRTMELLTPALLKGALDTDYIRKYQTPHRSLNLTQTELEIIELNPYYDLFNKQILNEHIVNEQIMPVVNEVSLVIAPDIQEDLIEISNDDSEQLVLKDEIISKIDEDEIKTETSILKNVLLTKKVLKSKKNIKTPKKTKNILKTETNLKRKRQTKTKVEENLKTGQVNEGTDIDKNIMKTGNENKEIMRIMTMELKDDKIEFNGTNEADDGVGNNDDYNEIEEVPVETKKRKRGKNTRSLPEFNLVKFGRTINHKTVTLSKEEQLEEIAMRKKSQIYLDSPFKCEDCGNGFGLESTYNNHRARHSSSSRPHSCDICTVRFLWRSQLNSHQGRHRMKFICNQCNFISRDTSQASKHHATHAGKTYKCPHCEKSFINSTTYFSHVRLMHPELNVDCVDCGETFVSKSGLKQHKNRIHALKSSQFVCNMCSAKFNSEEVLKKHIELAGEHREGDLRPCEQCGENCATEEALQEHVRVVHPTEFRHCERCDITFSNAAAFDTHNLRKHLGQRYQAPPRKRIRGRKQVMCDQCGHTVQSPSLLEYHKRTHLAVKPCACPHCPKTFALPSTLTDHIRSHTGEKPYQCPECPHAFTLKGNFTRHYKVAHLGKRDSFPCPVCGNKFTTSSSMKVHLRAVHGGAGWPKRDCSKRTRRKRNTKTNLVNK, encoded by the exons ATGGATAGTACACTAATAAATTCGATACTGCAGCACGAGTTGCAATGCTGCCGAGTTTGTTTAATGACGGACTGTAGACTGTACAATATTCATGATTATAAACTCGCCGATACCTTTACTCGCATCTCTGGGACTACT GTGTCCAGAGACGGCCTGCCGCAGTACCTGTGCGCGTACTGCCTCGTGCTGCTCCTCAAATGCTCGTCCTTCAGAGACATGTGTCTCCGCACTATGGAACTACTCACACCCGCGCTGCTCAAGGGGGcg TTGGATACAGATTATATTCGCAAATACCAAACCCCTCACCGGTCTCTCAACTTAACTCAAACTGAACTCGAAATTATAGAGTTAAACccatattatgatttatttaataaacaaatactgAACGAACACATAGTAAATGAACAAATTATGCCGGTAGTCAATGAAGTTTCTCTTGTAATAGCACCTGATATCCAAGAAGACTTAATTGAAATCAGTAATGATGATTCTGAGCAACTCGTTTTAAAAGATGAAATAATCAGTAAGATAGATGAAGATGAGATAAAAACAGAGACATCAATTTTAAAAAACGTCTTGTTAACTAAAAAAGtcttaaaaagcaaaaaaaatatcaagacTCCAAAAAAGACCAAAAATATCTTGAAAACTGAAACGAACTTAAAAAGAAAACGACAGACTAAAACTAAAGTGGAGGAAAATTTAAAAACGGGACAGGTCAATGAAGGTACGgatattgataaaaatataatgaaaactggaaatgaaaataaagaaataatgaGAATAATGACGATGGAATTGAAGGatgataaaattgaatttaatggTACTAATGAAGCTGATGATGGTGTTGGGAATAATGATGATTACAACGAAATTGAAGAAGTACCTGTAGAAACGAAGAAAAGAAAAAGGGGAAAAAATACGCGTTCTCTGCctgaatttaatttagttaaatttgGGCGCACTATTAACCATAAAACTGTTACTTTGAGCAAG GAAGAGCAACTGGAAGAAATCGCAATGCGCAAGAAGTCCCAGATATACCTGGACTCGCCGTTCAAGTGCGAGGACTGCGGGAATGGGTTTGGCCTGGAGTCCACCTACAACAACCACCGAGCCCGGCATAGCTCG agcAGCCGTCCGCACTCGTGTGACATCTGCACTGTGCGTTTCCTCTGGCGCAGCCAACTCAATAGTCACCAGGGCCGGCACCGAATGAAGTTCATTTGCAATCAGTGCAACTTCATCTCCAGGGATAC GAGTCAAGCGAGTAAGCACCACGCCACACACGCGGGCAAGACCTACAAGTGCCCGCACTGCGAGAAGAGCTTCAT AAATAGCACGACGTACTTCTCCCACGTGCGCCTGATGCACCCCGAGCTGAACGTGGACTGCGTCGACTGCGGCGAGACGTTCGTCAGCAAGTCTGGGCTCAAGCAACACAAGAACCGGATACATGCTTTG AAATCGTCTCAATTTGTATGCAATATGTGCTCGGCTAAGTTCAACAGTGAAGAGGTGCTGAAGAAACATATTGAGTTGGCCGGCGAGCATAGAGAGGGAGACCTGCGGCCGTGCGAGCAGTGCGGCGAGAACTGTGCCACCGAGGAGGCGCTACAGGAGCATGTGAGGGTGGTACATCCCACTGAGTTCCGTCACTGTGAACGG TGTGACATAACGTTCAGTAATGCGGCGGCATTCGACACACACAACCTCCGCAAGCACCTCGGGCAGCGCTACCAGGCCCCGCCACGTAAAAGAATCAGGGGGCGGAAGCAGGTCATGTGCGACCAGTGCGGTCATACTGTGCAG AGCCCGTCGCTTCTCGAATATCATAAACGCACGCACCTCGCCGTGAAGCCGTGCGCCTGTCCTCATTGCCCGAAAACATTTGCGTTGCCATCTACTCTAACG GATCACATCCGGTCCCACACGGGCGAGAAGCCGTACCAGTGCCCCGAGTGCCCGCACGCCTTCACACTGAAGGGCAACTTCACCCGACATTACAAAGTT